Proteins found in one Salvelinus alpinus chromosome 11, SLU_Salpinus.1, whole genome shotgun sequence genomic segment:
- the LOC139534216 gene encoding zinc finger protein AEBP2-like isoform X2 → MAAVTTNGTEQDSTSTNEQNGTLDKGENGKKKQGPTDSKQEPGDNEDGTEMDVSNGDSKEKPSVAKESVLSTENGNKEEPACELSEPVKSPVEGIPASSTETGESIVELNQEQRAESVSSPPSSDKTKSEESTEKTDRGIKRLASVEISSSDGEPLSRMDSEDSISSTLMDMESTASSGRSTPAMMNGHGPATATPSVGKGVAYTCCWDQCQLLFTTSPDLAEHIRGVHVDGQRGGVFVCLWKGCKVYNTPSTSQSWLQRHMVSHSGDKPFKCVVGGCNATFASQGGLARHVPTHFSSQNSNKLANQAKIKEDSPSKAGLNKRRKLKNKRRRSLPRPHDFFDAQTMDAIRHRAICLNLATHIESLGNGHSVVFHSTVIARRKEDSGKVKVLLHWTPEDILPDVWVNESDRPQQKTKVVHLSQLPQDTHVLLDPNIYRMFF, encoded by the exons ATGGCTGCAGTTACAACCAACGGTACCGAACAAGACTCCACATCGACAAACGAGCAAAATGGAACATTGGACAAAGGAGAAAACGGGAAAAAGAAGCAGGGCCCCACAGACTCGAAACAGGAACCGGGTGACAACGAGGACGGAACAGAAATGGACGTGAGCAACGGAGACAGCAAAGAGAAGCCTTCAGTCGCAAAAGAATCGGTTTTGTCCACGGAAAATGGTAACAAAGAAGAACCGGCCTGTGAACTGTCTGAACCGGTTAAAAGTCCCGTGGAGGGAATCCCTGCGAGCAGCACCGAAACCGGGGAGAGCATCGTGGAGCTGAATCAAGAACAAAGAGCGGAGAGCGTGTCCTCGCCTCCCAGCTCCGACAAGACCAAAAGCGAGGAATCCACGGAGAAAACCGACCGCGGTATCAAAAGACTGGCCAGTGTCGAGATATCATCCTCGGATGGAGAACCTCTCAGTCGAATGGATTCGGAAGACAG tATCAGCAGTACTCTGATGGACATGGAGAGCACAGCGTCCAGCGGGCGCTCCACACCTGCCATGATGAACGGGCACGGCCCTGCCACCGCCACCCCGTCGGTGGGTAAGGGCGTGGCATACACCTGCTGCTGGGACCAATGCCAGCTCCTCTTTACCACCAGCCCAGACCTGGCTGAGCACATCAGGGGCGTGCACGTGGACGGACAACGAGGAGGG gtgtttgtgtgtctgtggaaGGGCTGCAAGGTGTATAACACCCCGTCGACCAGTCAGAGCTGGCTTCAAAGACACATGGTCTCACACAGCGGAGACAAACCATTCAAG TGTGTGGTGGGGGGTTGCAATGCCACGTTTGCCTCCCAGGGGGGGCTGGCGCGCCATGTACCTACCCACTTTAGCTCCCAGAACTCCAACAAGCTGGCCAATCAGGCCAAGATAAAGGAGGATTCACCTTCGAAGGCGGGGCTAAACAAGAGGCGGAAACTCAAGAATAAACGCAGGAGGTCTTTAC CACGACCTCACGACTTCTTTGATGCCCAGACCATGGATGCTATCAGACACCGGGCCATCTGCCTCAACCTGGCTACACATATAGAGAGCCTGGGCAACGGGCACAGTGTGGTGTTCCACAGCACG GTAATAGCGAGGAGGAAGGAAGATTCTGGGAAGGTTAAAGTCCTCCTCCACTGGACTCCTGAGGACAT ACTACCTGATGTGTGGGTGAATGAGAGTGACCGGCCGCAGCAGAAGACCAAGGTGGTCCATCTCTCCCAGCTGCCCCAGGACACACACGTACTGCTGGACCCCAACATATACAG GATGTTCTTCTAG
- the LOC139534216 gene encoding zinc finger protein AEBP2-like isoform X1 yields MAAVTTNGTEQDSTSTNEQNGTLDKGENGKKKQGPTDSKQEPGDNEDGTEMDVSNGDSKEKPSVAKESVLSTENGNKEEPACELSEPVKSPVEGIPASSTETGESIVELNQEQRAESVSSPPSSDKTKSEESTEKTDRGIKRLASVEISSSDGEPLSRMDSEDSISSTLMDMESTASSGRSTPAMMNGHGPATATPSVGKGVAYTCCWDQCQLLFTTSPDLAEHIRGVHVDGQRGGVFVCLWKGCKVYNTPSTSQSWLQRHMVSHSGDKPFKCVVGGCNATFASQGGLARHVPTHFSSQNSNKLANQAKIKEDSPSKAGLNKRRKLKNKRRRSLLCSVPPARPHDFFDAQTMDAIRHRAICLNLATHIESLGNGHSVVFHSTVIARRKEDSGKVKVLLHWTPEDILPDVWVNESDRPQQKTKVVHLSQLPQDTHVLLDPNIYRMFF; encoded by the exons ATGGCTGCAGTTACAACCAACGGTACCGAACAAGACTCCACATCGACAAACGAGCAAAATGGAACATTGGACAAAGGAGAAAACGGGAAAAAGAAGCAGGGCCCCACAGACTCGAAACAGGAACCGGGTGACAACGAGGACGGAACAGAAATGGACGTGAGCAACGGAGACAGCAAAGAGAAGCCTTCAGTCGCAAAAGAATCGGTTTTGTCCACGGAAAATGGTAACAAAGAAGAACCGGCCTGTGAACTGTCTGAACCGGTTAAAAGTCCCGTGGAGGGAATCCCTGCGAGCAGCACCGAAACCGGGGAGAGCATCGTGGAGCTGAATCAAGAACAAAGAGCGGAGAGCGTGTCCTCGCCTCCCAGCTCCGACAAGACCAAAAGCGAGGAATCCACGGAGAAAACCGACCGCGGTATCAAAAGACTGGCCAGTGTCGAGATATCATCCTCGGATGGAGAACCTCTCAGTCGAATGGATTCGGAAGACAG tATCAGCAGTACTCTGATGGACATGGAGAGCACAGCGTCCAGCGGGCGCTCCACACCTGCCATGATGAACGGGCACGGCCCTGCCACCGCCACCCCGTCGGTGGGTAAGGGCGTGGCATACACCTGCTGCTGGGACCAATGCCAGCTCCTCTTTACCACCAGCCCAGACCTGGCTGAGCACATCAGGGGCGTGCACGTGGACGGACAACGAGGAGGG gtgtttgtgtgtctgtggaaGGGCTGCAAGGTGTATAACACCCCGTCGACCAGTCAGAGCTGGCTTCAAAGACACATGGTCTCACACAGCGGAGACAAACCATTCAAG TGTGTGGTGGGGGGTTGCAATGCCACGTTTGCCTCCCAGGGGGGGCTGGCGCGCCATGTACCTACCCACTTTAGCTCCCAGAACTCCAACAAGCTGGCCAATCAGGCCAAGATAAAGGAGGATTCACCTTCGAAGGCGGGGCTAAACAAGAGGCGGAAACTCAAGAATAAACGCAGGAGGTCTTTAC tGTGTTCTGTCCCTCCAGCACGACCTCACGACTTCTTTGATGCCCAGACCATGGATGCTATCAGACACCGGGCCATCTGCCTCAACCTGGCTACACATATAGAGAGCCTGGGCAACGGGCACAGTGTGGTGTTCCACAGCACG GTAATAGCGAGGAGGAAGGAAGATTCTGGGAAGGTTAAAGTCCTCCTCCACTGGACTCCTGAGGACAT ACTACCTGATGTGTGGGTGAATGAGAGTGACCGGCCGCAGCAGAAGACCAAGGTGGTCCATCTCTCCCAGCTGCCCCAGGACACACACGTACTGCTGGACCCCAACATATACAG GATGTTCTTCTAG